A region of Gemmatimonadaceae bacterium DNA encodes the following proteins:
- a CDS encoding S9 family peptidase: protein MPALRSARAVRRALVLPVAALVAALGAVATLSAQRTPLAPMDVFAMVYAGDPQISPDGQWIAFVRRWSDVQTDSRKSNIWLVKTDGSSSRALTTGAYVETAPRWSPDGTRLLYVSNRSGRPQLHAITIATGTEVRLTDGATPPSGASWSADGAQIAYLALVPSAPLVIGTPLTPPPGATWAAPPKVTDRLTFRYDGVGELPRAFMHAFVVSVQGGAPRQVTQGDYDHGGTNYAPGSLAWTPDGRELILPARRDTNPELHSRETELYAVTVATGAMRRLTRRYGPDASPVVSPDGAMIAWTGFDDTGASFTNTQLYVMRRDGSGRRSLTATIDRNVDSPVWAADGQSLYVRCDVEGNTRVLQIALNGTVKEVARDLGEGHSAYGANSSFSVSKTGVVAYTLSTPTRPSDVGVAAPGQAPRTVTALNADLLATRTLGAVEEFWYPSSKDQLRIQGWLVKPPNFDPARKYPLILEIHGGPFLNYGSRFDEEKQMMAAQGYLVLYVNPRGSTSYGEAFAMKIHHTYPGDDRFDLESGVNAVIARGIVDTTNLFVTGGSGGGVLTAWLIGHSTRYRAAAALYPVINWESFNLTSDIAPNTSRTWFPGLPWDHMANYDQRSLLSVVKQVKTPTLIMTGEEDDRTPMSESIQYYKALKMLGVESALVRVPEEPHGIRRRPSHEAAKVTTTLGWFARYRVTP, encoded by the coding sequence ATGCCCGCTCTCCGTTCCGCGCGCGCAGTGCGCCGCGCCCTCGTTCTTCCGGTTGCGGCGCTGGTCGCCGCGCTGGGCGCCGTGGCCACGCTCTCGGCGCAGCGCACGCCGCTCGCGCCGATGGATGTGTTCGCGATGGTGTACGCCGGTGATCCGCAGATCAGTCCGGATGGGCAGTGGATCGCGTTCGTGCGGCGCTGGAGCGACGTGCAGACCGACAGCCGCAAGAGCAACATCTGGCTCGTGAAGACCGACGGGTCGTCGTCGCGGGCGTTGACGACGGGCGCGTACGTGGAAACGGCGCCACGCTGGTCACCGGATGGCACGCGTCTCCTGTACGTCTCCAATCGGTCGGGGCGCCCGCAGCTGCATGCGATCACCATCGCCACGGGGACCGAGGTGCGCCTCACCGATGGCGCGACGCCGCCGAGTGGTGCGTCGTGGAGCGCTGATGGCGCCCAGATCGCGTATCTCGCGCTGGTGCCGTCGGCGCCGCTGGTGATCGGCACGCCGCTCACGCCGCCACCCGGCGCGACGTGGGCCGCACCCCCCAAGGTGACGGATCGCCTCACCTTCCGGTACGACGGCGTGGGTGAACTGCCGCGCGCGTTCATGCATGCCTTCGTGGTGTCGGTGCAGGGCGGTGCGCCGCGCCAGGTGACGCAGGGCGACTATGACCACGGCGGCACCAACTACGCGCCCGGGTCGCTCGCGTGGACACCGGATGGGCGTGAGCTCATTCTGCCGGCGCGGCGCGACACGAACCCCGAGCTGCACTCGCGCGAGACCGAGCTGTACGCGGTGACGGTCGCCACCGGCGCGATGCGGCGTCTCACCCGGCGCTATGGCCCGGATGCGTCGCCGGTGGTGTCGCCCGATGGTGCGATGATCGCGTGGACCGGCTTCGACGACACCGGGGCGAGCTTCACCAATACGCAGCTGTACGTGATGCGGCGCGACGGCAGCGGGCGCCGGTCGCTCACGGCCACGATCGATCGCAACGTGGATTCGCCGGTGTGGGCGGCGGATGGGCAGTCGCTCTACGTGCGCTGCGACGTCGAAGGGAACACGCGCGTGCTGCAGATTGCGCTGAACGGCACGGTGAAGGAGGTCGCCCGCGATCTGGGCGAAGGGCATTCGGCGTACGGGGCGAACAGCAGCTTCAGCGTCTCCAAGACCGGGGTGGTGGCGTACACACTGAGCACGCCCACCCGCCCGAGTGACGTGGGCGTGGCGGCGCCGGGACAGGCGCCGCGCACGGTGACCGCGCTCAATGCCGATCTGCTCGCCACGCGCACGCTCGGTGCCGTGGAAGAGTTCTGGTATCCGTCGTCGAAGGACCAGCTGCGCATTCAAGGGTGGCTCGTGAAGCCACCCAACTTTGATCCCGCCCGGAAGTATCCGCTCATCCTCGAAATTCACGGCGGGCCGTTCCTCAACTACGGCAGCCGCTTCGACGAAGAGAAGCAGATGATGGCGGCCCAGGGCTACCTCGTGCTGTATGTGAACCCGCGCGGCAGCACGAGCTACGGTGAAGCGTTTGCGATGAAGATCCACCACACCTATCCCGGCGATGATCGCTTCGATCTCGAGTCGGGTGTGAACGCGGTGATCGCGCGTGGCATCGTGGATACGACCAATCTGTTCGTGACCGGCGGGAGCGGCGGCGGCGTGCTGACGGCCTGGCTCATCGGGCATAGCACGCGCTACCGCGCCGCCGCCGCGCTCTATCCGGTGATCAACTGGGAATCGTTCAACCTGACGAGTGATATCGCGCCGAACACCTCGCGCACCTGGTTCCCGGGATTGCCGTGGGATCACATGGCGAACTACGATCAGCGATCACTCCTCTCGGTCGTGAAGCAGGTGAAAACGCCGACGCTCATCATGACCGGCGAAGAAGACGATCGGACGCCGATGAGCGAATCGATCCAGTACTACAAGGCGCTCAAGATGCTCGGCGTCGAATCGGCGCTCGTGCGGGTGCCCGAGGAACCGCATGGCATCCGGCGCCGCCCGAGTCACGAAGCGGCCAAGGTAACGACGACGCTGGGATGGTTTGCCCGCTATCGTGTCACGCCCTGA
- a CDS encoding SET domain-containing protein, with protein MTNPADFLRALRGQSYVMLRPSPIAGVGVFAIRDIPKGCRDMFSPPGADDEFVAVPRALIDAEPPHVRALVENYCLYDETTYWVPRDGFRRLDCSLFLNHSDTPNVVSVDDGAYFEALRDIAMGEELLVDYGELVDDTDTP; from the coding sequence ATGACCAATCCGGCGGACTTTCTTCGTGCGCTGCGCGGACAGAGTTACGTGATGCTCCGCCCGTCCCCCATCGCCGGCGTCGGCGTGTTCGCCATTCGGGATATTCCCAAAGGGTGTCGCGACATGTTCTCCCCGCCAGGTGCCGACGACGAGTTCGTGGCGGTCCCGCGCGCGCTGATCGACGCCGAACCACCGCATGTGCGCGCGCTGGTCGAGAACTACTGCCTGTACGACGAGACGACCTACTGGGTGCCGCGCGACGGTTTCCGGCGGCTCGACTGCTCCCTGTTCCTGAACCACAGCGACACACCGAATGTGGTGTCGGTCGATGACGGCGCCTACTTCGAAGCCTTGCGCGATATCGCGATGGGCGAGGAACTTCTCGTGGACTACGGCGAGCTGGTCGACGACACGGACACGCCGTAG
- a CDS encoding DMT family transporter, whose translation MTDSDRSASRSATLAATVACICFGASVVVTRFVVPQTTPVILAFLRYVIATTCVLGMLGRRAFPAMPGADRAQLALLGALFFGVFPWSFSASLTHLPAATVALIVATNPLVTLALSAARGTERLTARIVIGQLLALGGIALALPWHTTAAVAGDGPRWIGYAEVGTTVLCGAIYNVWSRPLLLKYSSAVITGQSMLAGTIALAPLALWQGLGAHTRTITPSGWAAVLFLGTLGGAVGFGLWGLALRRSTPSRVAVFLALNPITAIALGVVLLGEPVTLTLAGALVLVITGIQLATRR comes from the coding sequence ATGACCGATTCCGACCGCAGCGCCTCGCGCTCCGCCACCCTCGCCGCCACCGTCGCCTGCATTTGCTTCGGTGCGTCGGTGGTCGTGACGCGCTTCGTTGTCCCGCAGACCACGCCGGTCATTCTCGCGTTCCTGCGGTACGTCATCGCGACGACGTGCGTGCTGGGCATGCTGGGGCGTCGCGCCTTTCCCGCGATGCCCGGGGCCGATCGCGCCCAGCTCGCCCTGCTGGGCGCGCTCTTCTTCGGAGTCTTTCCGTGGAGCTTCAGCGCGTCGCTGACGCATCTCCCCGCGGCCACGGTGGCGCTCATCGTGGCGACCAATCCGCTCGTGACGCTCGCGCTCAGCGCCGCGCGTGGCACCGAGCGACTGACGGCACGCATTGTCATTGGCCAGCTGCTGGCGCTGGGTGGCATCGCGCTCGCGCTGCCGTGGCACACGACGGCAGCGGTGGCTGGTGATGGACCGCGCTGGATTGGCTACGCCGAAGTGGGCACCACGGTCCTCTGCGGCGCGATCTACAACGTGTGGTCGCGCCCGCTGCTCCTCAAATACTCCTCGGCGGTGATCACCGGGCAGTCGATGCTCGCTGGCACGATCGCGCTGGCGCCGCTCGCGCTCTGGCAGGGACTTGGGGCGCACACGCGCACGATCACACCAAGTGGCTGGGCCGCGGTGCTGTTTCTCGGCACCCTCGGTGGCGCGGTGGGTTTTGGTCTGTGGGGACTCGCGCTGCGGCGCTCGACGCCCAGTCGGGTGGCGGTGTTTCTGGCCCTCAATCCCATCACGGCGATTGCGCTGGGGGTGGTGCTGCTCGGCGAGCCGGTCACCCTCACGCTCGCGGGTGCGCTGGTGTTGGTGATCACGGGCATTCAGCTGGCTACGCGACGGTAG
- a CDS encoding Ig-like domain-containing protein, with product MRRLLRSATAWRRLVCSAAALMLTASCKDLLIDGGARTGSGTPKALRLDAPSVSLTAGTTRRVTAQLLDGAGQSIAVPSDLTLSYQSSAPAVFTVSSTGEVTGVTPGQGVLRAAVGALQVGVPVTVTPAGTQRLERVAGDAQTGLFGATLSTLLRVRAVRADGAPLANVTITFTTPSGSATPASAPTDVNGEATTSWTLGNSAGAQTLLASAPNFGSVTFTATALVRPVATVTVTPATLAFTAIGQSAPLTAVARDLLGGVVNVAAFAWTSSNPSVAIVSPTGLVTAVGDGTATIAASTGTISGGAQVTVSLPVAQPRLAFQPESIVVTMPVLGAKVSAQTEVVDAGGAAPSTLGTISCSAITDIGGTAGWATLESCGGVVRITATAPDLTGQGRAYTQRSYVDVSGSLASNSPKRLILRLNATVADIPVIRVLPAGTRRWNHVPSVRDSGLYADTLSISNGGGGTLSGLSVAVTYAPGQPTGWISTVVLTRTETGYALAYRVNRGALPTGMYSATLRVTSTQAGVLPADVPILLDAGPFPTIGLSPDTLDVRTTTNGAAVQRAVDILEVNGLGDAALGAITCRAPRYTDESGWLTVVRCADSLVVRVDPGTNYAGTTTASVWVLAANARDSVRLSVQQTVTQGGGGGTPIAVLGLSQDSISVRNWSDGPSVRRAIDIRDVNGLSDAALGALTCRVRLGESNTPWVTVERCADSLVVNVSPANFNGTDRASVWVIAANAADSVRLRVQQTAFPADLLLEPSTLNLSATFGGAAVRGAVALGAQVPIGSPTTYPRSELNAARCTIVSVPAGAPALSVAKCGNDSVAVLATPDAAAGTYTYLIDIDAPTAKGPPGAVRLTVNVTVTSSGPSAVDAMQVSALYTLCAKRLSGNTLVCWGANSSGQLGNGTRTRAAYRSPVQVPAGTTFTMGPGQATHCAIASGTQTGFWCWGSNGFGQVGDGTFNDALVPTRVLLNAGSYQKIAAGNGAACAIADNTLYCWGLNSYGQATSTVTPWVNSPVAVSLSGVTDVAPGYNHTCALASGLYCWGIAWSVGNGGTSTAAVRTPTAIAFPDAVPTTGLVTGFDASCLRNAANSALYCWGPNGYGATGTGISGTVSRPTRVTFPTSGSISWVAMGENHACAIVGGDTYCWGSNSYGQLGDGTTNDRTTPVRLAFDPGFSQIWTQVHTTCGLVAATSRVMCWGYGLTGEIGNGLENNALTPTYVKEPP from the coding sequence TGCGTCTCGATGCGCCGAGTGTGTCGCTGACCGCCGGCACGACGCGACGCGTAACCGCGCAGCTGCTAGACGGCGCGGGGCAGTCAATCGCCGTGCCGTCGGATCTCACACTGAGCTATCAATCGAGTGCGCCGGCGGTGTTCACCGTGAGCAGCACGGGTGAGGTGACCGGTGTGACGCCTGGCCAGGGGGTGCTGCGCGCGGCGGTCGGCGCGCTGCAGGTCGGCGTGCCGGTAACGGTGACGCCGGCGGGCACCCAACGGCTCGAGCGCGTTGCCGGTGATGCGCAGACCGGCCTGTTCGGGGCCACGCTGTCCACGCTCCTGCGCGTGCGCGCGGTGCGCGCGGATGGTGCACCACTGGCCAATGTCACCATCACGTTCACGACCCCTTCGGGCAGTGCCACACCGGCGAGCGCCCCCACCGACGTGAACGGGGAAGCGACCACCAGCTGGACGCTGGGCAACAGCGCCGGTGCGCAGACCTTGCTGGCGAGCGCGCCCAACTTCGGCAGCGTGACCTTCACGGCCACGGCCCTCGTGCGGCCCGTCGCGACGGTCACCGTCACGCCCGCCACGCTGGCGTTCACCGCCATCGGTCAGAGCGCGCCGCTGACGGCGGTGGCGCGTGACCTGTTGGGCGGCGTGGTGAACGTCGCGGCATTTGCGTGGACCAGCTCCAATCCCTCGGTCGCGATCGTGTCGCCCACCGGCCTCGTGACGGCGGTGGGCGACGGCACCGCGACCATTGCCGCCTCCACCGGTACGATCTCCGGTGGTGCACAGGTCACGGTGTCGTTGCCGGTGGCACAGCCGCGTCTCGCGTTCCAGCCGGAATCAATCGTGGTGACGATGCCCGTGCTGGGCGCGAAGGTGAGCGCGCAGACCGAGGTCGTGGATGCGGGCGGCGCGGCGCCGTCGACGCTGGGGACCATCTCGTGCAGCGCGATCACCGATATCGGCGGGACGGCCGGGTGGGCCACGCTCGAGAGCTGTGGTGGCGTGGTGCGCATCACGGCTACCGCCCCGGACCTTACCGGGCAGGGGCGCGCGTACACGCAACGTTCCTACGTGGACGTCTCCGGCTCCCTGGCCAGCAATTCGCCGAAACGCCTGATCCTGCGCCTGAACGCGACGGTTGCAGACATCCCGGTCATTCGTGTGCTGCCGGCCGGCACTCGCCGGTGGAATCACGTGCCGAGCGTGCGCGACTCGGGGCTGTACGCCGATACCCTGAGTATCAGCAACGGCGGGGGCGGCACGCTGTCGGGGCTGTCGGTTGCGGTGACATACGCCCCGGGCCAGCCCACCGGTTGGATCTCCACGGTCGTGCTGACGCGCACGGAGACGGGGTACGCGCTCGCCTACCGCGTCAACCGTGGCGCCCTGCCGACCGGGATGTACTCGGCCACCCTGCGCGTGACGTCCACGCAGGCGGGGGTGCTGCCGGCCGACGTGCCCATTCTGCTCGACGCGGGACCGTTCCCCACTATCGGGTTGTCGCCGGATACACTCGACGTGCGCACGACCACCAACGGCGCAGCGGTCCAGCGCGCGGTGGACATTCTGGAGGTGAATGGGCTCGGTGATGCGGCACTCGGGGCCATCACCTGTCGGGCGCCACGCTACACCGATGAGAGCGGGTGGCTGACAGTGGTCCGGTGCGCCGACTCGCTGGTGGTGCGCGTGGATCCCGGCACCAATTACGCCGGTACCACCACCGCGTCCGTGTGGGTGCTCGCGGCGAACGCCAGGGATTCCGTACGCCTGAGTGTCCAGCAGACGGTCACGCAGGGTGGTGGCGGCGGCACGCCAATCGCGGTACTCGGGCTGTCGCAGGATTCGATTTCAGTACGCAATTGGAGCGACGGCCCTTCGGTTCGCCGCGCCATCGACATCCGTGACGTGAACGGATTGAGCGATGCCGCGCTGGGCGCCTTGACGTGTCGGGTGCGTCTCGGCGAATCCAATACGCCGTGGGTCACCGTGGAGCGGTGCGCTGACTCGCTGGTAGTGAATGTGAGTCCGGCGAACTTCAACGGGACCGATCGGGCATCGGTCTGGGTGATCGCCGCGAATGCGGCGGACTCCGTGCGTCTGCGGGTCCAGCAGACGGCATTTCCGGCGGATCTGCTGCTCGAGCCCTCGACGCTCAACCTGTCGGCCACCTTCGGTGGAGCCGCGGTACGCGGCGCGGTGGCGCTGGGGGCGCAGGTGCCGATCGGCAGTCCCACGACGTACCCGCGCAGTGAACTCAATGCCGCCCGCTGCACGATCGTCAGCGTGCCGGCCGGCGCACCGGCGCTGTCGGTGGCCAAGTGCGGCAATGACTCCGTGGCCGTGCTCGCCACGCCGGACGCGGCCGCGGGAACGTACACGTATCTCATCGACATCGATGCCCCCACGGCAAAGGGCCCGCCGGGGGCGGTGCGCCTCACGGTGAACGTCACCGTGACGTCGTCGGGGCCGTCGGCGGTGGACGCGATGCAGGTGTCGGCGCTGTACACGCTGTGTGCCAAACGCCTCTCCGGCAATACGCTCGTCTGCTGGGGGGCGAACTCCAGCGGGCAGCTTGGCAATGGGACGCGCACCCGTGCGGCCTACCGTTCTCCGGTTCAGGTCCCCGCGGGCACAACGTTCACGATGGGTCCCGGGCAGGCGACGCACTGCGCGATTGCCTCGGGGACGCAGACCGGGTTCTGGTGCTGGGGTTCCAACGGATTTGGTCAGGTCGGCGACGGCACCTTTAACGACGCGCTGGTCCCGACGCGTGTGCTGTTGAATGCTGGCAGCTATCAGAAGATTGCGGCCGGCAACGGGGCCGCGTGCGCGATTGCCGACAACACGCTGTACTGTTGGGGGTTGAACAGCTACGGACAGGCCACGTCAACGGTGACCCCTTGGGTCAACTCGCCCGTGGCGGTGAGTCTGAGCGGCGTGACGGATGTCGCGCCGGGCTACAACCACACGTGCGCGTTGGCGTCCGGGCTCTACTGCTGGGGCATCGCCTGGTCGGTGGGCAATGGTGGGACCTCCACGGCCGCGGTGCGCACCCCGACCGCGATCGCCTTCCCCGACGCGGTACCCACGACGGGCCTCGTGACCGGGTTCGATGCGTCGTGCCTGCGCAACGCCGCCAACTCGGCGCTCTACTGCTGGGGGCCGAATGGTTACGGGGCAACGGGTACGGGGATCTCGGGCACGGTGTCACGCCCCACGCGCGTGACGTTCCCCACGAGTGGTTCCATCAGCTGGGTGGCGATGGGCGAGAATCACGCCTGCGCCATCGTGGGAGGCGACACGTACTGCTGGGGTTCGAACAGCTACGGGCAGCTGGGCGATGGGACGACGAACGATCGGACCACACCGGTGCGCCTGGCCTTCGATCCCGGCTTCTCGCAAATCTGGACGCAAGTGCACACCACCTGCGGTCTGGTGGCCGCGACCAGTCGTGTCATGTGCTGGGGGTACGGACTGACGGGGGAAATCGGCAACGGATTGGAGAACAACGCCCTGACGCCGACGTATGTGAAGGAGCCGCCCTGA